One Aegilops tauschii subsp. strangulata cultivar AL8/78 chromosome 7, Aet v6.0, whole genome shotgun sequence genomic window carries:
- the LOC109784096 gene encoding uncharacterized protein, translated as MVKKQEPSTPAAGGTPWKGRLRSRHATPLSSPSPWIQSRSRNRDEDAEACKFKKLAAPTTPGRSRCTRGESGGAEGRPPKALPRRSARLTGRDPEHPIVLDEADEECEVRGNQWAITPVQRSTRFQRGDKSVSKPLVEKQSHHKLLPFTPNPRDIPHNSKTQNQNAVKKDKKLENPPRSSQRIAAVKASARMEKHNKLQTVYEDSQDAPARRKPADASYKKSEMQEPKPSRGEELTGKRKRGTGRKQASRKQTHQEHKSDCQEIVPITEPRNIIHKKSENNPSSIVQSKIGDDTLMNTKECSEELSGIKEGVQQQCCASDEWTEEQDTILRQAYFTARPSPHFWKKVSKMVPGKSAEDCFNRVHADLSTPTPIAPRPRSKTQFSPLAHFTLSDPKFPNLLEPLAGRPRTAKQKSQLAQKTVRHLLKKHSLIDQAQEADHFSIFETSPSALQLNIPLDDSPGTPDNYLKSFSLHKYSVSSSARKRPLSRLKTKHAEPSPPVLKPLKNTVLHEKYINQLTRREGAKKPRKKAAGTNATDPERPLSEQRAGSVKAAKNALISEATDFIGQFKKLQANSLAHVLENSEDDEDNSV; from the exons ATGGTAAAGAAGCAGGAACCCTCCACCCCGGCGGCCGGCGGGACGCCGTGGAAGGGGCGGCTGCGCTCGCGCCACGCGACTCCGCTCAGCTCCCCCTCTCCGTGGATCCAGTCCCGATCCAGGAACCGGGACGAGGACGCGGAGGCCTGCAAGTTCAAGAAGCTGGCCGCCCCCACAACCCCGGGGAGAAGCCGATGCACCCGCGGCGAGAGCGGCGGAGCTGAGGGACGACCTCCGAAGGCTCTCCCACGCCGGTCGGCGCGGCTTACCGGCCGGGATCCGGAGCACCCTATTGTGCTCGACGAGGCGGACGAG GAATGCGAAGTCAGGGGTAACCAATGGGCGATTACGCCTGTTCAGAGATCTACACGGTTCCAACGAGGTGATAAGAGTGTGAGCAAGCCCTTGGTGGAGAAGCAAAGTCACCACAAACTGCTGCCGTTCACACCAAATCCCCGCGACATTCCCCATAATAGCAAGACTCAAAATCAAAATGCTGTTAAGAAAGACAAAAAACTAGAGAATCCACCAAGGAGTAGCCAGAGAATTGCTGCAGTAAAAGCTTCTGCAAGGATGGAAAAACACAATAAGCTCCAGACAGTGTATGAAGATTCCCAAGATGCTCCTGCCAGGAGAAAGCCTGCAGATGCATCTTACAAAAAGAGTGAGATGCAAGAGCCAAAGCCCAGTCGTGGTGAGGAGCTGACAGGAAAGAGGAAGAGAGGCACCGGAAGAAAGCAGGCATCAAGGAAGCAAACTCACCAGGAGCACAAATCTGATTGTCAAGAAATTGTACCCATCACTGAACCCAGAAACATCATCCACAAGAAGAGTGAAAATAATCCTTCTTCCATAGTGCAGTCTAAAATTGGTGATGATACACTGATGAACACCAAGGAATGCAGTGAAGAGCTAAGTGGGATTAAAGAAGGGGTACAGCAACAATGTTGTGCGTCAGATGAATGGACAGAAGAGCAGGACACTATATTGCGCCAGGCTTACTTCACTGCTCGACCATCCCCACATTTCTGGAAGAAAGTTTCTAAAATG GTGCCAGGCAAATCTGCCGAAGACTGCTTCAATAGAGTTCATGCTGACCTCTCAACGCCCACTCCAATTGCCCCTCGTCCTCGAAGTAAAACACAGTTCTCTCCTCTAGCACATTTCACATTGTCTGATCCAAAATTTCCAAACCTCTTGGAACCTCTAGCCGGAAGACCAAGGACTGCCAAACAAAAGAGCCAATTAGCACAGAAGACAGTGAGACACTTGCTAAAGAAGCATTCCCTCATTGACCAAGCTCAAGAGGCTGATCACTTCTCTATATTTGAGACTTCACCATCTGCTTTACAATTGAACATTCCTCTTGACGATTCTCCTGGGACCCCTGACAATTATCTAAAGTCCTTTTCCCTTCACAAGTACAGCGTGAGTTCTTCAGCACGTAAGAGACCGTTGTCAAGGTTGAAAACTAAGCATGCTGAACCGAGTCCACCAGTACTGAAGCCTCTAAAGAATACTGTTTTGCACGAGAAGTATATTAATCAGTTGACCCGAAGAGAAGGCGCAAAAAAGCCTCGTAAGAAGGCTGCTGGCACCAATGCAACTGATCCTGAGAGGCCTCTTTCGGAGCAGCGAGCTGGTAGTGTGAAGGCTGCAAAGAATGCTCTCATTTCAGAAGCAACAGACTTCATAGGCCAGTTTAAGAAGTTGCAAGCCAATTCCCTTGCACATGTTCTGGAAAACAGTGAAGACGACGAGGATAATTCGGTGTAG